In Hoplias malabaricus isolate fHopMal1 chromosome 6, fHopMal1.hap1, whole genome shotgun sequence, a single window of DNA contains:
- the mif4gdb gene encoding MIF4G domain-containing protein B: MEDSSKEEYRIQSFDIETQKLLKTALKEPGSVDLEKVSDVIVDQSLKDQVFSKEAGRICFTIVQAEAKQTNGNVFRRNLLNRLQQEFKAREETRKKSTQEWVCFVSFICNIFDYLKVNNMPMMALVHPVYDCLFRLAQPDALKNEEEVDCLVLQLHRIGEQLEKMNVQRMDELFCLLRDGFLLQDGLSSLGRLLLLEILEFRAGGWTLSQTAQKYYYSEVTD, from the exons ATGGAGGATTCATCGAAAGAAGAATACAGGATCCAGTCTTTTGACATAGAGACTCAGAAATTGCTCAAAACTGCCCTTAAAG AACCAGGTTCTGTGGACTTGGAGAAGGTGTCTGATGTCATTGTGGATCAGTCTCTTAAGGATCAAGTGTTCAGCAAAGAAGCTGGGCGCATCTGCTTCACTATCGTGCAG GCAGAAGCCAAGCAGACTAACGGCAATGTATTCCGGCGAAACCTCCTGAACCGGCTCCAGCAGGAGTTCAAGGCCCGCGAGGAGACCAGGAAGAAATCGACTCAGGAATGGGTGTGTTTCGTGTCCTTCATCTGCAACATATTCGACTACCTCAAG GTGAATAACATGCCCATGATGGCACTTGTGCACCCAGTGTATGACTGCTTATTCAGACTCGCCCAGCCTGATGCGCTCAAAAATGAAGAGGAG GTGGATTGTTTGGTGCTGCAGCTTCACCGTATCGGCGAGCAGTTGGAGAAGATGAACGTGCAGCGGATGGACGAGCTCTTCTGCCTGCTGAGGGACGGTTTCCTCCTGCAGGACGGCCTCAGCTCTCTGGGACGTCTGCTCCTGCTGGAAATCCTGGAGTTCCGCGCTGGCGGCTGGACACTCAGTCAAACAGCGCAGAAATACTACTACAGTGAGGTGACTGACTGA
- the mrps7 gene encoding small ribosomal subunit protein uS7m, translated as MAASIANLLKPWTPRLCLVRWSRYNPYYLEPEASKEAYNIPETELSSEQKEEQLLKSTRPIKAATSDMTSSPFNDPVLSKFINMMMQDGNKALAREIMTQTLETIKRKQVEKYHRTPSAEKEAIECNPYAIFHQALENCKPVIGLASIQKGGKNYQVPIPLKDNRRRFLAMKWMITECRENKHRRTHMYEKLSQELLAAFVNEGNVIKRKHDLHKMAEANRAYAHYRWW; from the exons ATGGCGGCCTCCATAGCGAACCTGTTAAAGCCATGGACACCGAG GTTGTGTTTAGTGCGATGGAGTCGCTATAACCCGTACTACCTGGAGCCAGAGGCCAGTAAAGAAGCATATAACATCCCTGAGACTGAGCTAAGTTCAGAGCAGAAAGAGGAACAACTTCTGAAATCCACTCGACCGATCAAAGCAGCAACGTCCGACATGACCAGCTCCCCCTTTAATGACCCGGTCCTCAG CAAGTTCATCAACATGATGATGCAAGATGGCAATAAGGCACTGGCCAGAGAAATCATGACACAG ACTCTAGAGACAATAAAGCGGAAGCAGGTGGAGAAATACCACAGAACCCCATCAGCAGAGAAGGAGGCGATTGAGTGTAACCCATACGCAATCTTCCACCAGGCCCTAGAAAACTGCAAACCAGTCATTGGACTGGCCAGCATCCAGAAAGGGGGAAAGAACTACCAG GTTCCTATCCCTCTGAAAGACAACCGTCGCCGCTTCCTGGCCATGAAGTGGATGATAACGGAGTGTCGGGAAAACAAGCACCGCCGCACACACATGTACGAGAAACTCTCCCAAGAGCTGCTGGCGGCTTTCGTTAACGAGGGAAACGTCATCAAACGCAAACACGACCTTCACAAAATGGCCGAAGCCAATAGAGCATACGCTCATTACCGCTGGTGGTAG
- the tmem220 gene encoding transmembrane protein 220: MGKNKTEFIVPLWRGCNLLMSAFFALATYVQINDPDAGFWMVGYAIPAGLCFLISCHPQITETLPWRRVADLHVMVATGFGAILGWTLYKEGVTHIFHQEEGREFCGLMLTVLWLLLCRHSGRGGVGVLRLCTAVGIAVFPFVAWIYYYINKELRADWPEHCTTAL, encoded by the exons ATGGGGAAAAATAAGACAGAGTTTATCGTCCCTCTATGGAGAGGGTGTAATCTCCTAATGTCGGCGTTTTTCGCATTAGCCACCTACGTTCAG ATAAATGACCCAGATGCTGGATTCTGGATG GTTGGATATGCTATTCCAGCAGGACTGTGCTTTTTGATCAGCTGTCACCCACAAATAACAG AGACCCTACCATGGAGGAGAGTCGCTGATTTACACGTGATGGTGGCCACTGGCTTTGGGGCTATTTTGGGTTGGACTCTTTATAAAGAGGGtgtcacacacatttttcatcAAGAGGAAGGAAG GGAGTTTTGTGGACTGATGCTGACAGTGCTCTGGTTGCTTTTGTGCCGACATTCTGGACG AGGTGGGGTTGGTGTTTTGAGGCTGTGCACTGCTGTCGGTATCGCTGTGTTCCCTTTTGTGGCCTGGATCTACTACTACATCAACAAAGAGCTGAGAGCAGACTGGCCTGAACACtgcacaactgcactttaa